A single genomic interval of Primulina huaijiensis isolate GDHJ02 chromosome 7, ASM1229523v2, whole genome shotgun sequence harbors:
- the LOC140980781 gene encoding uncharacterized protein, with the protein MYMAYGWPQVIPLQLPDCPSTKRIVYLKVVNRLLLVVSPTHLELWSSSQHRVRLGKYTRDADSVRREGENLQAVWSQDTKLIAIIXHIIMHISQVNFIFSKDVLIE; encoded by the exons ATGTATATGGCATACGGATGGCCGCAGGTCATCCCCCTGCAACTACCAGATTGCCCCTCCACAAAACGGATCGTTTACCTCAAAGTTGTCAATCGCTTGCTTCTCGTCGTCTCCCCGACTCACCTCGAGCTCTGGTCTTCATCTCAG CATAGAGTGAGGTTGGGGAAGTACACGAGAGACGCGGATTCGGTTCGGAGAGAGGGGGAGAACTTGCAAGCTGTTTGGAGCCAAGATACGAAGCTCATTGCCATTATTGNACATATTATAATGCACATATCACAAGtaaatttcattttcagtaAGGATGTTTTAATAGAATAA